One genomic segment of Macaca fascicularis isolate 582-1 chromosome 19, T2T-MFA8v1.1 includes these proteins:
- the DAZAP1 gene encoding DAZ-associated protein 1 isoform X6, with the protein MNNSGADEIGKLFVGGLDWSTTQETLRSYFSQYGEVVDCVIMKDKTTNQSRGFGFVKFKDPNCVGTVLASRPHTLDGRNIDPKPCTPRGMQPERTRPKEGWQKGPRSDNSKSNKIFVGGIPHNCGETELREYFKKFGVVTEVVMIYDAEKQRPRGFGFITFEDEQSVDQAVNMHFHDIMGKKVEVKRAEPRDSKSQAPGQPGASQWGSRVVPNAANGWAGQPPPTWQQGYGPQGMWVPAGQAIGGYGPPPAGRGAPPPPPPFTSYIVSTPPGGFPPPQGFPQGYGAPPQFSFGYGPPPPPPDQFAPPGVPPPPATPGAAPLAFPPPPSQAAPDMSKPPTAQPDFPYGYGQDLSGFGQGFSDPSQQPPSYGGPSVPGSGGPPAGGSGFGRGQNHNVQGFHPYRR; encoded by the exons atgAACAACTCGGGCGCCGACGAGATCGG GAAGCTCTTTGTGGGCGGTCTTGACTGGAGCACGACCCAAG AGACTCTGCGCAGCTACTTTTCCCAATATGGAGAAGTCGTAGACTGTGTTATCATGAAAGATAAAACCACCAACCAGTCTCGAGGCTTTGGGTTTGTCAAATTTAAGGACCCAAACTGTGTGGGGACGGTGTTGGCCAGCAGACCGCACACGCTAGACGGCCGAAAC ATCGACCCCAAGCCATGCACACCCCGGGGGATGCAGCCAGAGAGAACACGGCCGAAGGAAGGATGG CAGAAAGGACCCAGGAGCGATAACAGTAAATCAAATAAGATATTTGTCGGTGGAATTCCTCACAATTGTGGTGAGACAGAGCTCAGGGAATACTTCAAGAAGTTTGGAGTG GTCACAGAGGTAGTCATGATCTATGATGCCGAGAAGCAGAGGCCCCGAG GTTTTGGATTTATTACTTTCGAGGACGAACAATCAGTGGACCAGGCTGTCAACATGCATTTTCACGACATCATGGGCAAAAAA GTGGAAGTTAAACGAGCTGAGCCTCGCGACAGCAAGAGCCAAGCGCCGGGACAGCCAGGTGCCAGCCAGTGGGGGAGCAGGGTCGTGCCCAACGCTGCCAATGGCTGGGCAGGCCAGCCCCCGCCCACGTGGCAGCAAGGATACGGCCCGCAAG GAATGTGGGTGCCGGCAGGACAGGCGATTG GTGGCTATGGACCGCCCCCTGCAGGAAGAGGAGCCCCCCCGCCACCCCCACCGTTCACCTCCTACATCGTATCCACCCCTCCTGGAGGCTTTCCCCCTCCCCAGGGCTTCCCTCAGGGCTATGGTGCCCCGCCACAGTTCA GTTTTGGCTACGGGCCTCCACCTCCACCGCCAGATCAGTTTGCCCCTCCGGGGGTTCCTCCTCCACCGGCCACCCCCGGGGCAGCACCTCTGGCTTTCCCACCGCCTCCATCTCAGGCCGCCCCGGACATGAGCAAGCCCCCGACAGCTCAGCCAGACTTCCCCTATG GTTACGGGCAGGACTTGAGTGGCTTTGGACAGGGCTTCTCGGACCCCAGCCAGCAGCCTCCCTCCTACGGGGGCCCCTCCGTGCCAGGGTCCGGGGGCCCCCCCGCCGGTGGCAGCGGCTTTGGACGAGGGCAGAACCACAACGTGCAAGGGTTCCACCCCTACCGACGCTAG
- the DAZAP1 gene encoding DAZ-associated protein 1 isoform X10, protein MNNSGADEIGKLFVGGLDWSTTQETLRSYFSQYGEVVDCVIMKDKTTNQSRGFGFVKFKDPNCVGTVLASRPHTLDGRNIDPKPCTPRGMQPERTRPKEGWKGPRSDNSKSNKIFVGGIPHNCGETELREYFKKFGVVTEVVMIYDAEKQRPRGFGFITFEDEQSVDQAVNMHFHDIMGKKVEVKRAEPRDSKSQAPGQPGASQWGSRVVPNAANGWAGQPPPTWQQGYGPQGMWVPAGQAIGGYGPPPAGRGAPPPPPPFTSYIVSTPPGGFPPPQGFPQGYGAPPQFSFGYGPPPPPPDQFAPPGVPPPPATPGAAPLAFPPPPSQAAPDMSKPPTAQPDFPYGQYGLGSYSPAPPGCGPHFVYSLMVRLSSDVA, encoded by the exons atgAACAACTCGGGCGCCGACGAGATCGG GAAGCTCTTTGTGGGCGGTCTTGACTGGAGCACGACCCAAG AGACTCTGCGCAGCTACTTTTCCCAATATGGAGAAGTCGTAGACTGTGTTATCATGAAAGATAAAACCACCAACCAGTCTCGAGGCTTTGGGTTTGTCAAATTTAAGGACCCAAACTGTGTGGGGACGGTGTTGGCCAGCAGACCGCACACGCTAGACGGCCGAAAC ATCGACCCCAAGCCATGCACACCCCGGGGGATGCAGCCAGAGAGAACACGGCCGAAGGAAGGATGG AAAGGACCCAGGAGCGATAACAGTAAATCAAATAAGATATTTGTCGGTGGAATTCCTCACAATTGTGGTGAGACAGAGCTCAGGGAATACTTCAAGAAGTTTGGAGTG GTCACAGAGGTAGTCATGATCTATGATGCCGAGAAGCAGAGGCCCCGAG GTTTTGGATTTATTACTTTCGAGGACGAACAATCAGTGGACCAGGCTGTCAACATGCATTTTCACGACATCATGGGCAAAAAA GTGGAAGTTAAACGAGCTGAGCCTCGCGACAGCAAGAGCCAAGCGCCGGGACAGCCAGGTGCCAGCCAGTGGGGGAGCAGGGTCGTGCCCAACGCTGCCAATGGCTGGGCAGGCCAGCCCCCGCCCACGTGGCAGCAAGGATACGGCCCGCAAG GAATGTGGGTGCCGGCAGGACAGGCGATTG GTGGCTATGGACCGCCCCCTGCAGGAAGAGGAGCCCCCCCGCCACCCCCACCGTTCACCTCCTACATCGTATCCACCCCTCCTGGAGGCTTTCCCCCTCCCCAGGGCTTCCCTCAGGGCTATGGTGCCCCGCCACAGTTCA GTTTTGGCTACGGGCCTCCACCTCCACCGCCAGATCAGTTTGCCCCTCCGGGGGTTCCTCCTCCACCGGCCACCCCCGGGGCAGCACCTCTGGCTTTCCCACCGCCTCCATCTCAGGCCGCCCCGGACATGAGCAAGCCCCCGACAGCTCAGCCAGACTTCCCCTATGGTCAGTATG GCCTGGGTTCCTATTCTCCAGCCCCGCCGGGCTGCGGCCCACACTTTGTTTACAGTCTTATGGTCAGGCTGAGCAGTGATGTGGCCTAG
- the DAZAP1 gene encoding DAZ-associated protein 1 isoform X8: MNNSGADEIGKLFVGGLDWSTTQETLRSYFSQYGEVVDCVIMKDKTTNQSRGFGFVKFKDPNCVGTVLASRPHTLDGRNIDPKPCTPRGMQPERTRPKEGWKGPRSDNSKSNKIFVGGIPHNCGETELREYFKKFGVVTEVVMIYDAEKQRPRGFGFITFEDEQSVDQAVNMHFHDIMGKKVEVKRAEPRDSKSQAPGQPGASQWGSRVVPNAANGWAGQPPPTWQQGYGPQGMWVPAGQAIGGYGPPPAGRGAPPPPPPFTSYIVSTPPGGFPPPQGFPQGYGAPPQFSFGYGPPPPPPDQFAPPGVPPPPATPGAAPLAFPPPPSQAAPDMSKPPTAQPDFPYGYGQDLSGFGQGFSDPSQQPPSYGGPSVPGSGGPPAGGSGFGRGQNHNVQGFHPYRR, from the exons atgAACAACTCGGGCGCCGACGAGATCGG GAAGCTCTTTGTGGGCGGTCTTGACTGGAGCACGACCCAAG AGACTCTGCGCAGCTACTTTTCCCAATATGGAGAAGTCGTAGACTGTGTTATCATGAAAGATAAAACCACCAACCAGTCTCGAGGCTTTGGGTTTGTCAAATTTAAGGACCCAAACTGTGTGGGGACGGTGTTGGCCAGCAGACCGCACACGCTAGACGGCCGAAAC ATCGACCCCAAGCCATGCACACCCCGGGGGATGCAGCCAGAGAGAACACGGCCGAAGGAAGGATGG AAAGGACCCAGGAGCGATAACAGTAAATCAAATAAGATATTTGTCGGTGGAATTCCTCACAATTGTGGTGAGACAGAGCTCAGGGAATACTTCAAGAAGTTTGGAGTG GTCACAGAGGTAGTCATGATCTATGATGCCGAGAAGCAGAGGCCCCGAG GTTTTGGATTTATTACTTTCGAGGACGAACAATCAGTGGACCAGGCTGTCAACATGCATTTTCACGACATCATGGGCAAAAAA GTGGAAGTTAAACGAGCTGAGCCTCGCGACAGCAAGAGCCAAGCGCCGGGACAGCCAGGTGCCAGCCAGTGGGGGAGCAGGGTCGTGCCCAACGCTGCCAATGGCTGGGCAGGCCAGCCCCCGCCCACGTGGCAGCAAGGATACGGCCCGCAAG GAATGTGGGTGCCGGCAGGACAGGCGATTG GTGGCTATGGACCGCCCCCTGCAGGAAGAGGAGCCCCCCCGCCACCCCCACCGTTCACCTCCTACATCGTATCCACCCCTCCTGGAGGCTTTCCCCCTCCCCAGGGCTTCCCTCAGGGCTATGGTGCCCCGCCACAGTTCA GTTTTGGCTACGGGCCTCCACCTCCACCGCCAGATCAGTTTGCCCCTCCGGGGGTTCCTCCTCCACCGGCCACCCCCGGGGCAGCACCTCTGGCTTTCCCACCGCCTCCATCTCAGGCCGCCCCGGACATGAGCAAGCCCCCGACAGCTCAGCCAGACTTCCCCTATG GTTACGGGCAGGACTTGAGTGGCTTTGGACAGGGCTTCTCGGACCCCAGCCAGCAGCCTCCCTCCTACGGGGGCCCCTCCGTGCCAGGGTCCGGGGGCCCCCCCGCCGGTGGCAGCGGCTTTGGACGAGGGCAGAACCACAACGTGCAAGGGTTCCACCCCTACCGACGCTAG
- the DAZAP1 gene encoding DAZ-associated protein 1 isoform X7 — MNNSGADEIGKLFVGGLDWSTTQETLRSYFSQYGEVVDCVIMKDKTTNQSRGFGFVKFKDPNCVGTVLASRPHTLDGRNIDPKPCTPRGMQPERTRPKEGWKGPRSDNSKSNKIFVGGIPHNCGETELREYFKKFGVVTEVVMIYDAEKQRPRGFGFITFEDEQSVDQAVNMHFHDIMGKKVEVKRAEPRDSKSQAPGQPGASQWGSRVVPNAANGWAGQPPPTWQQGYGPQGMWVPAGQAIGGYGPPPAGRGAPPPPPPFTSYIVSTPPGGFPPPQGFPQGYGAPPQFSFGYGPPPPPPDQFAPPGVPPPPATPGAAPLAFPPPPSQAAPDMSKPPTAQPDFPYAGYGQDLSGFGQGFSDPSQQPPSYGGPSVPGSGGPPAGGSGFGRGQNHNVQGFHPYRR; from the exons atgAACAACTCGGGCGCCGACGAGATCGG GAAGCTCTTTGTGGGCGGTCTTGACTGGAGCACGACCCAAG AGACTCTGCGCAGCTACTTTTCCCAATATGGAGAAGTCGTAGACTGTGTTATCATGAAAGATAAAACCACCAACCAGTCTCGAGGCTTTGGGTTTGTCAAATTTAAGGACCCAAACTGTGTGGGGACGGTGTTGGCCAGCAGACCGCACACGCTAGACGGCCGAAAC ATCGACCCCAAGCCATGCACACCCCGGGGGATGCAGCCAGAGAGAACACGGCCGAAGGAAGGATGG AAAGGACCCAGGAGCGATAACAGTAAATCAAATAAGATATTTGTCGGTGGAATTCCTCACAATTGTGGTGAGACAGAGCTCAGGGAATACTTCAAGAAGTTTGGAGTG GTCACAGAGGTAGTCATGATCTATGATGCCGAGAAGCAGAGGCCCCGAG GTTTTGGATTTATTACTTTCGAGGACGAACAATCAGTGGACCAGGCTGTCAACATGCATTTTCACGACATCATGGGCAAAAAA GTGGAAGTTAAACGAGCTGAGCCTCGCGACAGCAAGAGCCAAGCGCCGGGACAGCCAGGTGCCAGCCAGTGGGGGAGCAGGGTCGTGCCCAACGCTGCCAATGGCTGGGCAGGCCAGCCCCCGCCCACGTGGCAGCAAGGATACGGCCCGCAAG GAATGTGGGTGCCGGCAGGACAGGCGATTG GTGGCTATGGACCGCCCCCTGCAGGAAGAGGAGCCCCCCCGCCACCCCCACCGTTCACCTCCTACATCGTATCCACCCCTCCTGGAGGCTTTCCCCCTCCCCAGGGCTTCCCTCAGGGCTATGGTGCCCCGCCACAGTTCA GTTTTGGCTACGGGCCTCCACCTCCACCGCCAGATCAGTTTGCCCCTCCGGGGGTTCCTCCTCCACCGGCCACCCCCGGGGCAGCACCTCTGGCTTTCCCACCGCCTCCATCTCAGGCCGCCCCGGACATGAGCAAGCCCCCGACAGCTCAGCCAGACTTCCCCTATG CAGGTTACGGGCAGGACTTGAGTGGCTTTGGACAGGGCTTCTCGGACCCCAGCCAGCAGCCTCCCTCCTACGGGGGCCCCTCCGTGCCAGGGTCCGGGGGCCCCCCCGCCGGTGGCAGCGGCTTTGGACGAGGGCAGAACCACAACGTGCAAGGGTTCCACCCCTACCGACGCTAG
- the DAZAP1 gene encoding DAZ-associated protein 1 isoform X11 yields MNNSGADEIGKLFVGGLDWSTTQETLRSYFSQYGEVVDCVIMKDKTTNQSRGFGFVKFKDPNCVGTVLASRPHTLDGRNIDPKPCTPRGMQPERTRPKEGWQKGPRSDNSKSNKIFVGGIPHNCGETELREYFKKFGVVTEVVMIYDAEKQRPRGFGFITFEDEQSVDQAVNMHFHDIMGKKVEVKRAEPRDSKSQAPGQPGASQWGSRVVPNAANGWAGQPPPTWQQGYGPQGMWVPAGQAIGGYGPPPAGRGAPPPPPPFTSYIVSTPPGGFPPPQGFPQGYGAPPQFSFGYGPPPPPPDQFAPPGVPPPPATPGAAPLAFPPPPSQAAPDMSKPPTAQPDFPYGLGSYSPAPPGCGPHFVYSLMVRLSSDVA; encoded by the exons atgAACAACTCGGGCGCCGACGAGATCGG GAAGCTCTTTGTGGGCGGTCTTGACTGGAGCACGACCCAAG AGACTCTGCGCAGCTACTTTTCCCAATATGGAGAAGTCGTAGACTGTGTTATCATGAAAGATAAAACCACCAACCAGTCTCGAGGCTTTGGGTTTGTCAAATTTAAGGACCCAAACTGTGTGGGGACGGTGTTGGCCAGCAGACCGCACACGCTAGACGGCCGAAAC ATCGACCCCAAGCCATGCACACCCCGGGGGATGCAGCCAGAGAGAACACGGCCGAAGGAAGGATGG CAGAAAGGACCCAGGAGCGATAACAGTAAATCAAATAAGATATTTGTCGGTGGAATTCCTCACAATTGTGGTGAGACAGAGCTCAGGGAATACTTCAAGAAGTTTGGAGTG GTCACAGAGGTAGTCATGATCTATGATGCCGAGAAGCAGAGGCCCCGAG GTTTTGGATTTATTACTTTCGAGGACGAACAATCAGTGGACCAGGCTGTCAACATGCATTTTCACGACATCATGGGCAAAAAA GTGGAAGTTAAACGAGCTGAGCCTCGCGACAGCAAGAGCCAAGCGCCGGGACAGCCAGGTGCCAGCCAGTGGGGGAGCAGGGTCGTGCCCAACGCTGCCAATGGCTGGGCAGGCCAGCCCCCGCCCACGTGGCAGCAAGGATACGGCCCGCAAG GAATGTGGGTGCCGGCAGGACAGGCGATTG GTGGCTATGGACCGCCCCCTGCAGGAAGAGGAGCCCCCCCGCCACCCCCACCGTTCACCTCCTACATCGTATCCACCCCTCCTGGAGGCTTTCCCCCTCCCCAGGGCTTCCCTCAGGGCTATGGTGCCCCGCCACAGTTCA GTTTTGGCTACGGGCCTCCACCTCCACCGCCAGATCAGTTTGCCCCTCCGGGGGTTCCTCCTCCACCGGCCACCCCCGGGGCAGCACCTCTGGCTTTCCCACCGCCTCCATCTCAGGCCGCCCCGGACATGAGCAAGCCCCCGACAGCTCAGCCAGACTTCCCCTATG GCCTGGGTTCCTATTCTCCAGCCCCGCCGGGCTGCGGCCCACACTTTGTTTACAGTCTTATGGTCAGGCTGAGCAGTGATGTGGCCTAG
- the DAZAP1 gene encoding DAZ-associated protein 1 isoform X5 has protein sequence MNNSGADEIGKLFVGGLDWSTTQETLRSYFSQYGEVVDCVIMKDKTTNQSRGFGFVKFKDPNCVGTVLASRPHTLDGRNIDPKPCTPRGMQPERTRPKEGWQKGPRSDNSKSNKIFVGGIPHNCGETELREYFKKFGVVTEVVMIYDAEKQRPRGFGFITFEDEQSVDQAVNMHFHDIMGKKVEVKRAEPRDSKSQAPGQPGASQWGSRVVPNAANGWAGQPPPTWQQGYGPQGMWVPAGQAIGGYGPPPAGRGAPPPPPPFTSYIVSTPPGGFPPPQGFPQGYGAPPQFSFGYGPPPPPPDQFAPPGVPPPPATPGAAPLAFPPPPSQAAPDMSKPPTAQPDFPYAGYGQDLSGFGQGFSDPSQQPPSYGGPSVPGSGGPPAGGSGFGRGQNHNVQGFHPYRR, from the exons atgAACAACTCGGGCGCCGACGAGATCGG GAAGCTCTTTGTGGGCGGTCTTGACTGGAGCACGACCCAAG AGACTCTGCGCAGCTACTTTTCCCAATATGGAGAAGTCGTAGACTGTGTTATCATGAAAGATAAAACCACCAACCAGTCTCGAGGCTTTGGGTTTGTCAAATTTAAGGACCCAAACTGTGTGGGGACGGTGTTGGCCAGCAGACCGCACACGCTAGACGGCCGAAAC ATCGACCCCAAGCCATGCACACCCCGGGGGATGCAGCCAGAGAGAACACGGCCGAAGGAAGGATGG CAGAAAGGACCCAGGAGCGATAACAGTAAATCAAATAAGATATTTGTCGGTGGAATTCCTCACAATTGTGGTGAGACAGAGCTCAGGGAATACTTCAAGAAGTTTGGAGTG GTCACAGAGGTAGTCATGATCTATGATGCCGAGAAGCAGAGGCCCCGAG GTTTTGGATTTATTACTTTCGAGGACGAACAATCAGTGGACCAGGCTGTCAACATGCATTTTCACGACATCATGGGCAAAAAA GTGGAAGTTAAACGAGCTGAGCCTCGCGACAGCAAGAGCCAAGCGCCGGGACAGCCAGGTGCCAGCCAGTGGGGGAGCAGGGTCGTGCCCAACGCTGCCAATGGCTGGGCAGGCCAGCCCCCGCCCACGTGGCAGCAAGGATACGGCCCGCAAG GAATGTGGGTGCCGGCAGGACAGGCGATTG GTGGCTATGGACCGCCCCCTGCAGGAAGAGGAGCCCCCCCGCCACCCCCACCGTTCACCTCCTACATCGTATCCACCCCTCCTGGAGGCTTTCCCCCTCCCCAGGGCTTCCCTCAGGGCTATGGTGCCCCGCCACAGTTCA GTTTTGGCTACGGGCCTCCACCTCCACCGCCAGATCAGTTTGCCCCTCCGGGGGTTCCTCCTCCACCGGCCACCCCCGGGGCAGCACCTCTGGCTTTCCCACCGCCTCCATCTCAGGCCGCCCCGGACATGAGCAAGCCCCCGACAGCTCAGCCAGACTTCCCCTATG CAGGTTACGGGCAGGACTTGAGTGGCTTTGGACAGGGCTTCTCGGACCCCAGCCAGCAGCCTCCCTCCTACGGGGGCCCCTCCGTGCCAGGGTCCGGGGGCCCCCCCGCCGGTGGCAGCGGCTTTGGACGAGGGCAGAACCACAACGTGCAAGGGTTCCACCCCTACCGACGCTAG
- the DAZAP1 gene encoding DAZ-associated protein 1 isoform X4, whose translation MNNSGADEIGKLFVGGLDWSTTQETLRSYFSQYGEVVDCVIMKDKTTNQSRGFGFVKFKDPNCVGTVLASRPHTLDGRNIDPKPCTPRGMQPERTRPKEGWKGPRSDNSKSNKIFVGGIPHNCGETELREYFKKFGVVTEVVMIYDAEKQRPRGFGFITFEDEQSVDQAVNMHFHDIMGKKVEVKRAEPRDSKSQAPGQPGASQWGSRVVPNAANGWAGQPPPTWQQGYGPQGMWVPAGQAIGGYGPPPAGRGAPPPPPPFTSYIVSTPPGGFPPPQGFPQGYGAPPQFSFGYGPPPPPPDQFAPPGVPPPPATPGAAPLAFPPPPSQAAPDMSKPPTAQPDFPYGQYGYGQDLSGFGQGFSDPSQQPPSYGGPSVPGSGGPPAGGSGFGRGQNHNVQGFHPYRR comes from the exons atgAACAACTCGGGCGCCGACGAGATCGG GAAGCTCTTTGTGGGCGGTCTTGACTGGAGCACGACCCAAG AGACTCTGCGCAGCTACTTTTCCCAATATGGAGAAGTCGTAGACTGTGTTATCATGAAAGATAAAACCACCAACCAGTCTCGAGGCTTTGGGTTTGTCAAATTTAAGGACCCAAACTGTGTGGGGACGGTGTTGGCCAGCAGACCGCACACGCTAGACGGCCGAAAC ATCGACCCCAAGCCATGCACACCCCGGGGGATGCAGCCAGAGAGAACACGGCCGAAGGAAGGATGG AAAGGACCCAGGAGCGATAACAGTAAATCAAATAAGATATTTGTCGGTGGAATTCCTCACAATTGTGGTGAGACAGAGCTCAGGGAATACTTCAAGAAGTTTGGAGTG GTCACAGAGGTAGTCATGATCTATGATGCCGAGAAGCAGAGGCCCCGAG GTTTTGGATTTATTACTTTCGAGGACGAACAATCAGTGGACCAGGCTGTCAACATGCATTTTCACGACATCATGGGCAAAAAA GTGGAAGTTAAACGAGCTGAGCCTCGCGACAGCAAGAGCCAAGCGCCGGGACAGCCAGGTGCCAGCCAGTGGGGGAGCAGGGTCGTGCCCAACGCTGCCAATGGCTGGGCAGGCCAGCCCCCGCCCACGTGGCAGCAAGGATACGGCCCGCAAG GAATGTGGGTGCCGGCAGGACAGGCGATTG GTGGCTATGGACCGCCCCCTGCAGGAAGAGGAGCCCCCCCGCCACCCCCACCGTTCACCTCCTACATCGTATCCACCCCTCCTGGAGGCTTTCCCCCTCCCCAGGGCTTCCCTCAGGGCTATGGTGCCCCGCCACAGTTCA GTTTTGGCTACGGGCCTCCACCTCCACCGCCAGATCAGTTTGCCCCTCCGGGGGTTCCTCCTCCACCGGCCACCCCCGGGGCAGCACCTCTGGCTTTCCCACCGCCTCCATCTCAGGCCGCCCCGGACATGAGCAAGCCCCCGACAGCTCAGCCAGACTTCCCCTATGGTCAGTATG GTTACGGGCAGGACTTGAGTGGCTTTGGACAGGGCTTCTCGGACCCCAGCCAGCAGCCTCCCTCCTACGGGGGCCCCTCCGTGCCAGGGTCCGGGGGCCCCCCCGCCGGTGGCAGCGGCTTTGGACGAGGGCAGAACCACAACGTGCAAGGGTTCCACCCCTACCGACGCTAG
- the DAZAP1 gene encoding DAZ-associated protein 1 isoform X12, protein MNNSGADEIGKLFVGGLDWSTTQETLRSYFSQYGEVVDCVIMKDKTTNQSRGFGFVKFKDPNCVGTVLASRPHTLDGRNIDPKPCTPRGMQPERTRPKEGWKGPRSDNSKSNKIFVGGIPHNCGETELREYFKKFGVVTEVVMIYDAEKQRPRGFGFITFEDEQSVDQAVNMHFHDIMGKKVEVKRAEPRDSKSQAPGQPGASQWGSRVVPNAANGWAGQPPPTWQQGYGPQGMWVPAGQAIGGYGPPPAGRGAPPPPPPFTSYIVSTPPGGFPPPQGFPQGYGAPPQFSFGYGPPPPPPDQFAPPGVPPPPATPGAAPLAFPPPPSQAAPDMSKPPTAQPDFPYGLGSYSPAPPGCGPHFVYSLMVRLSSDVA, encoded by the exons atgAACAACTCGGGCGCCGACGAGATCGG GAAGCTCTTTGTGGGCGGTCTTGACTGGAGCACGACCCAAG AGACTCTGCGCAGCTACTTTTCCCAATATGGAGAAGTCGTAGACTGTGTTATCATGAAAGATAAAACCACCAACCAGTCTCGAGGCTTTGGGTTTGTCAAATTTAAGGACCCAAACTGTGTGGGGACGGTGTTGGCCAGCAGACCGCACACGCTAGACGGCCGAAAC ATCGACCCCAAGCCATGCACACCCCGGGGGATGCAGCCAGAGAGAACACGGCCGAAGGAAGGATGG AAAGGACCCAGGAGCGATAACAGTAAATCAAATAAGATATTTGTCGGTGGAATTCCTCACAATTGTGGTGAGACAGAGCTCAGGGAATACTTCAAGAAGTTTGGAGTG GTCACAGAGGTAGTCATGATCTATGATGCCGAGAAGCAGAGGCCCCGAG GTTTTGGATTTATTACTTTCGAGGACGAACAATCAGTGGACCAGGCTGTCAACATGCATTTTCACGACATCATGGGCAAAAAA GTGGAAGTTAAACGAGCTGAGCCTCGCGACAGCAAGAGCCAAGCGCCGGGACAGCCAGGTGCCAGCCAGTGGGGGAGCAGGGTCGTGCCCAACGCTGCCAATGGCTGGGCAGGCCAGCCCCCGCCCACGTGGCAGCAAGGATACGGCCCGCAAG GAATGTGGGTGCCGGCAGGACAGGCGATTG GTGGCTATGGACCGCCCCCTGCAGGAAGAGGAGCCCCCCCGCCACCCCCACCGTTCACCTCCTACATCGTATCCACCCCTCCTGGAGGCTTTCCCCCTCCCCAGGGCTTCCCTCAGGGCTATGGTGCCCCGCCACAGTTCA GTTTTGGCTACGGGCCTCCACCTCCACCGCCAGATCAGTTTGCCCCTCCGGGGGTTCCTCCTCCACCGGCCACCCCCGGGGCAGCACCTCTGGCTTTCCCACCGCCTCCATCTCAGGCCGCCCCGGACATGAGCAAGCCCCCGACAGCTCAGCCAGACTTCCCCTATG GCCTGGGTTCCTATTCTCCAGCCCCGCCGGGCTGCGGCCCACACTTTGTTTACAGTCTTATGGTCAGGCTGAGCAGTGATGTGGCCTAG
- the DAZAP1 gene encoding DAZ-associated protein 1 isoform X1, which produces MNNSGADEIGKLFVGGLDWSTTQETLRSYFSQYGEVVDCVIMKDKTTNQSRGFGFVKFKDPNCVGTVLASRPHTLDGRNIDPKPCTPRGMQPERTRPKEGWQKGPRSDNSKSNKIFVGGIPHNCGETELREYFKKFGVVTEVVMIYDAEKQRPRGFGFITFEDEQSVDQAVNMHFHDIMGKKVEVKRAEPRDSKSQAPGQPGASQWGSRVVPNAANGWAGQPPPTWQQGYGPQGMWVPAGQAIGGYGPPPAGRGAPPPPPPFTSYIVSTPPGGFPPPQGFPQGYGAPPQFSFGYGPPPPPPDQFAPPGVPPPPATPGAAPLAFPPPPSQAAPDMSKPPTAQPDFPYGQYAGYGQDLSGFGQGFSDPSQQPPSYGGPSVPGSGGPPAGGSGFGRGQNHNVQGFHPYRR; this is translated from the exons atgAACAACTCGGGCGCCGACGAGATCGG GAAGCTCTTTGTGGGCGGTCTTGACTGGAGCACGACCCAAG AGACTCTGCGCAGCTACTTTTCCCAATATGGAGAAGTCGTAGACTGTGTTATCATGAAAGATAAAACCACCAACCAGTCTCGAGGCTTTGGGTTTGTCAAATTTAAGGACCCAAACTGTGTGGGGACGGTGTTGGCCAGCAGACCGCACACGCTAGACGGCCGAAAC ATCGACCCCAAGCCATGCACACCCCGGGGGATGCAGCCAGAGAGAACACGGCCGAAGGAAGGATGG CAGAAAGGACCCAGGAGCGATAACAGTAAATCAAATAAGATATTTGTCGGTGGAATTCCTCACAATTGTGGTGAGACAGAGCTCAGGGAATACTTCAAGAAGTTTGGAGTG GTCACAGAGGTAGTCATGATCTATGATGCCGAGAAGCAGAGGCCCCGAG GTTTTGGATTTATTACTTTCGAGGACGAACAATCAGTGGACCAGGCTGTCAACATGCATTTTCACGACATCATGGGCAAAAAA GTGGAAGTTAAACGAGCTGAGCCTCGCGACAGCAAGAGCCAAGCGCCGGGACAGCCAGGTGCCAGCCAGTGGGGGAGCAGGGTCGTGCCCAACGCTGCCAATGGCTGGGCAGGCCAGCCCCCGCCCACGTGGCAGCAAGGATACGGCCCGCAAG GAATGTGGGTGCCGGCAGGACAGGCGATTG GTGGCTATGGACCGCCCCCTGCAGGAAGAGGAGCCCCCCCGCCACCCCCACCGTTCACCTCCTACATCGTATCCACCCCTCCTGGAGGCTTTCCCCCTCCCCAGGGCTTCCCTCAGGGCTATGGTGCCCCGCCACAGTTCA GTTTTGGCTACGGGCCTCCACCTCCACCGCCAGATCAGTTTGCCCCTCCGGGGGTTCCTCCTCCACCGGCCACCCCCGGGGCAGCACCTCTGGCTTTCCCACCGCCTCCATCTCAGGCCGCCCCGGACATGAGCAAGCCCCCGACAGCTCAGCCAGACTTCCCCTATGGTCAGTATG CAGGTTACGGGCAGGACTTGAGTGGCTTTGGACAGGGCTTCTCGGACCCCAGCCAGCAGCCTCCCTCCTACGGGGGCCCCTCCGTGCCAGGGTCCGGGGGCCCCCCCGCCGGTGGCAGCGGCTTTGGACGAGGGCAGAACCACAACGTGCAAGGGTTCCACCCCTACCGACGCTAG